In Nitrosophilus alvini, the following are encoded in one genomic region:
- a CDS encoding TIGR00282 family metallophosphoesterase, which produces MKIGFIGDIVGKPGRKMVKSYLPRIIKEEELDFVMANYENVSHGFGLTHKNAIELFECGINLMTGGNHTWDKKEIVPLLDSMALLRPVNYPEGVPGRGVEIVEIAGEKFAVINLMGHFTMPMVDNPFVTVLKEVERLEKDGIKNIFIDFHAESTSEKRTLLMMLRGRVSYIAGTHTHVGTDDLEIYKGTGYITDVGLTGCRDNVIGVDEKVPIERFLTGLPGRFDVPDKCKKIFQMVVLELEDGICKDTYKIKAYDDEGYFVSQKALVSD; this is translated from the coding sequence ATGAAGATAGGATTTATTGGCGATATTGTGGGAAAACCGGGGAGAAAAATGGTGAAAAGCTATCTTCCTCGGATTATTAAAGAAGAAGAACTCGATTTTGTAATGGCAAATTATGAAAATGTAAGTCACGGTTTCGGACTTACGCACAAAAATGCAATTGAACTTTTTGAATGCGGTATAAATCTTATGACAGGCGGAAATCATACGTGGGATAAAAAAGAGATCGTTCCTCTTCTTGATTCTATGGCGCTTTTAAGACCAGTAAACTATCCTGAAGGCGTTCCGGGAAGAGGAGTTGAAATTGTCGAAATTGCAGGAGAGAAGTTTGCTGTTATAAATCTTATGGGCCATTTTACAATGCCTATGGTGGACAATCCTTTTGTAACCGTTTTAAAAGAAGTAGAGAGACTCGAAAAGGATGGAATAAAAAATATCTTTATAGATTTTCATGCGGAATCCACAAGTGAAAAGAGAACGCTTCTGATGATGCTTAGAGGTAGAGTATCGTATATAGCGGGAACTCATACGCATGTGGGAACAGATGATCTTGAGATATATAAAGGTACCGGATATATAACAGATGTTGGACTTACCGGTTGTCGTGACAATGTAATAGGAGTGGATGAAAAAGTTCCGATAGAGAGATTTTTGACGGGACTTCCGGGACGGTTCGATGTTCCCGATAAATGTAAAAAGATTTTCCAGATGGTCGTTTTGGAACTTGAAGATGGAATCTGCAAAGATACATACAAAATAAAGGCATATGATGATGAAGGGTATTTTGTTTCCCAGAAGGCGCTGGTCAGTGATTGA
- a CDS encoding 3-methyladenine DNA glycosylase encodes MLDNSFELLAKLKKLGFIKEERDPYWWPGSGTFEVVVGAVLTQNTKWEKVEVALKNLKNLDLLSLEKLAEADQKLLAEAVRPAGFYNTKSFRLKKLAINMLKDFGSFEAFRAKPSRRWLLEQKGIGKETADSILCYACYKNFMVVDSYTSRLLRAFGYEFEEYDEIQEWLIEGIYANLDKIYELYGKEMPLHMIYARFHGKIVEFCKENCKGKNKNEKIKRLLS; translated from the coding sequence ATGTTAGACAACAGTTTTGAGCTTTTGGCTAAACTGAAAAAGCTGGGATTCATCAAAGAAGAGAGAGACCCTTACTGGTGGCCGGGCAGCGGAACTTTTGAAGTTGTTGTGGGTGCGGTTCTAACGCAAAACACCAAATGGGAAAAGGTGGAAGTGGCACTGAAAAATCTTAAAAACCTTGATTTGCTGAGTCTTGAAAAGTTAGCCGAGGCTGACCAGAAGCTATTGGCCGAGGCTGTAAGACCGGCCGGATTTTACAATACCAAATCATTCAGACTCAAAAAGCTGGCAATCAATATGCTCAAAGATTTCGGCAGTTTCGAAGCATTCAGGGCAAAACCTAGCAGACGTTGGCTTTTGGAGCAAAAAGGTATCGGCAAAGAGACGGCAGACTCTATTTTATGCTATGCCTGCTATAAAAATTTTATGGTGGTAGACAGCTATACTTCCCGGTTGCTTAGAGCTTTTGGATACGAGTTTGAAGAGTATGATGAGATACAGGAGTGGTTAATAGAGGGTATATATGCAAATCTTGACAAAATATATGAGCTTTATGGCAAAGAGATGCCGCTTCATATGATATATGCAAGGTTTCACGGAAAGATTGTGGAGTTTTGCAAGGAGAACTGCAAAGGAAAGAACAAAAATGAGAAGATAAAAAGGCTGCTTTCATGA
- a CDS encoding nucleotide pyrophosphohydrolase produces MKGNIYELQKLLDEFIEKRNWQKYHSPKNLSMAISIEASELMEHFLWCEKNASEFSKEEREEIGEEMADVLHFLLRLSSVMDIDLYEASKKKIAKNEKRFKIEDANSIKKKGC; encoded by the coding sequence ATGAAAGGGAACATATATGAGCTTCAGAAGCTTTTGGACGAATTTATAGAAAAGAGGAATTGGCAAAAGTATCATTCTCCTAAAAATCTCTCAATGGCTATAAGCATAGAAGCGTCAGAACTTATGGAGCATTTTCTATGGTGTGAAAAAAATGCTTCAGAGTTTAGTAAAGAGGAAAGAGAAGAGATAGGAGAAGAGATGGCTGATGTCCTTCATTTTCTTCTCAGGCTCTCTTCCGTAATGGATATAGACCTTTATGAGGCTTCGAAGAAAAAGATAGCCAAAAACGAAAAGAGGTTTAAGATAGAAGATGCAAATAGTATAAAAAAGAAAGGGTGTTAA
- a CDS encoding ABC-F family ATP-binding cassette domain-containing protein, with amino-acid sequence MLTTQKLTQRYGKKVLFDNINIKLDKGKRYGLIGANGAGKSTFLKILAGQIEPTDGEVQIQPGLKLGVLGQNQYAFEDFTLKDAVLFGNKRLYEAQKEKEKLYMEGDFESDEVNNRLAELEMICAEEDPTYESEVHIEKLLEALGFPTSRHNDLMSSLTGGDKFKILLAQVLFLKPDILLLDEPTNNLDIETIAWLENELKRHEGTMVVISHDRHFLNAVVTHILDLDFKTIREFTGNYDEWYIAANLLAKQAEAERNKKLKEKEELENFIRRFSANASKAKQATSRQKQLEKLNLEEIKISSRRDPSIVFRTHRELGKEILEVNDISKSYGERKVFENFAFKFEKGDKIAVIGNNGAGKTTLLEIIMGNLEPDSGSVKWGETVSVSYFPQNTTDIITGDMKLYDWIQNFDHKWHIDEIRKCLGRMLFSGEEQEKNIQNCSGGEKHRMMLGKIMMEKSNFLVLDEPDNHLDLEAIVALGEALHRYDGGVVCVTHDRELIDAFANRIIHIGDDGNIVDFRGNYEEFVESGRE; translated from the coding sequence ATGCTTACGACACAAAAACTGACTCAAAGATACGGCAAAAAAGTTTTGTTTGACAATATTAATATAAAACTGGACAAAGGCAAAAGATATGGTCTCATAGGTGCCAATGGAGCAGGAAAGAGTACTTTTCTGAAAATTTTGGCAGGGCAGATTGAGCCTACGGATGGTGAAGTACAGATACAGCCTGGATTGAAACTCGGAGTTCTCGGCCAAAATCAATACGCTTTTGAAGACTTCACTCTAAAAGATGCAGTACTTTTCGGCAACAAGAGACTATATGAGGCGCAAAAAGAGAAAGAGAAGCTTTATATGGAGGGTGATTTTGAAAGTGATGAGGTAAATAACCGCCTTGCAGAGCTTGAGATGATATGCGCGGAAGAAGACCCCACATACGAGAGTGAGGTGCATATAGAAAAACTACTTGAAGCCCTCGGTTTTCCTACTTCACGGCACAATGACCTTATGAGCTCTCTTACCGGAGGCGACAAGTTCAAAATACTGCTGGCGCAGGTGCTTTTTTTGAAGCCCGATATTCTTCTGCTCGATGAGCCTACCAACAATCTTGATATCGAGACGATAGCTTGGCTTGAAAACGAGCTCAAAAGGCATGAGGGTACTATGGTTGTTATCTCTCATGACAGGCATTTTCTAAATGCGGTTGTGACGCATATACTTGACCTGGACTTTAAAACTATCAGGGAATTTACCGGAAACTATGACGAATGGTATATAGCTGCAAACCTGTTGGCAAAACAGGCAGAAGCGGAAAGAAACAAGAAACTCAAAGAAAAAGAGGAGCTGGAAAATTTCATCAGACGTTTCAGTGCAAACGCTTCAAAAGCGAAACAGGCTACAAGCAGACAAAAACAGCTCGAAAAACTGAATCTCGAAGAGATAAAGATATCAAGCAGAAGAGATCCCAGCATAGTTTTCAGGACGCACAGAGAGCTTGGCAAAGAGATACTTGAGGTAAACGATATCTCAAAAAGCTATGGCGAAAGAAAAGTATTTGAAAATTTTGCTTTTAAGTTTGAAAAAGGGGATAAAATAGCTGTTATAGGAAACAACGGAGCAGGTAAAACTACACTTCTTGAGATCATTATGGGAAATCTAGAGCCCGACAGCGGAAGCGTCAAGTGGGGCGAAACGGTGAGTGTGAGCTATTTTCCGCAGAACACCACGGATATAATAACGGGGGATATGAAACTATATGACTGGATACAAAACTTTGATCACAAATGGCATATAGATGAGATAAGAAAGTGTTTGGGGCGAATGCTATTTAGCGGTGAAGAGCAGGAAAAAAATATACAAAACTGCAGCGGCGGCGAAAAACATCGAATGATGCTTGGCAAAATCATGATGGAAAAGTCCAATTTTCTTGTTCTTGACGAACCGGATAACCATCTTGATCTTGAAGCTATCGTTGCTCTCGGAGAAGCTTTGCACAGATACGACGGCGGAGTTGTCTGCGTAACTCACGACAGAGAGCTGATAGATGCTTTTGCAAACAGGATTATTCATATAGGTGATGATGGGAATATTGTTGATTTCAGAGGAAACTACGAAGAGTTTGTGGAGTCAGGCAGAGAGTGA
- a CDS encoding DNA polymerase III subunit gamma/tau — translation MKVSEVLALKYRPKRFEDLIGQNSISQTLSLALDSKHLSHAYLFSGLRGSGKTSTARIFSKALICENGPTSKPCEVCEHCKAANENRHIDIIEMDAASSRKIDDIRDLIEQTKYKPASARYKIFIIDEVHMLTREAFNALLKTLEEPPEFVKFILATTDPLKLPPTILSRTQHFRFKKISDTDIVNHLTHILNLEKVDFEPEALQILARSGSGSLRDTLTLLDQAIIYSKGVVSVQTVTDMLGLVDPKVIERIYENILSRDKKAIKESVETLRDYEADMIIDQMIIFLKERLFEEDIRFTPIIHERFFRILSDAKSLLSINADENFVLTLTLLKMSESLKIKEIEELIESFQNEYDLPPVLPDTKDEPKNRHVSPPRPQSSKQISPQALFEKLKEKLYDRNYELGKCFEESIKFISFENSVLTWESDAKGECREKLKISYGIIRHFVQEIFGIDTKISKKDPVKKKSEEQKIEANAQCSSMIEEIEGGGSCVSAQAGLAAKEIDSRDILQEPMVQKAKELFDAKKIVVKSKV, via the coding sequence ATAAAAGTGTCTGAAGTTTTAGCGCTGAAATACCGTCCGAAACGTTTTGAAGACCTCATCGGACAAAACTCTATATCACAGACTCTCTCTCTTGCACTCGATTCGAAACATCTCTCACATGCATACCTCTTTTCAGGACTAAGAGGCAGCGGAAAAACATCTACGGCAAGAATTTTCTCAAAAGCTCTAATTTGCGAAAACGGACCTACAAGCAAGCCTTGCGAAGTTTGCGAACATTGCAAAGCGGCAAATGAAAACAGGCATATAGATATAATTGAAATGGATGCTGCAAGCAGCAGGAAAATAGATGACATAAGAGATTTGATAGAACAGACAAAATACAAACCGGCATCAGCAAGATATAAAATATTTATCATAGACGAAGTCCATATGCTGACACGCGAAGCATTCAACGCTCTTTTGAAAACTCTTGAAGAGCCGCCCGAATTTGTAAAGTTTATCCTTGCAACAACTGATCCTTTAAAATTGCCTCCCACGATTTTGAGTAGAACACAGCATTTCAGATTTAAAAAAATTTCTGATACAGATATCGTAAATCATCTGACGCATATACTAAATCTCGAAAAAGTGGATTTTGAACCGGAGGCCCTGCAGATACTTGCCAGAAGCGGCTCTGGTTCACTCAGAGATACTCTCACACTGCTTGACCAGGCTATTATCTACTCCAAAGGGGTTGTAAGTGTTCAGACTGTTACTGATATGCTGGGGCTTGTTGACCCTAAAGTAATTGAAAGAATTTATGAAAATATTCTCTCAAGAGACAAAAAAGCGATAAAAGAGAGTGTAGAAACGCTTAGGGACTACGAAGCCGATATGATCATAGATCAGATGATTATTTTTTTAAAAGAGAGACTTTTTGAAGAGGATATCCGGTTTACTCCTATCATTCATGAGAGATTTTTCAGAATACTCAGCGATGCGAAATCTCTTCTTTCGATCAATGCAGATGAAAATTTTGTTTTGACTTTGACTCTTTTGAAAATGAGCGAATCTCTCAAAATAAAAGAGATAGAAGAGCTGATAGAGAGTTTTCAAAACGAGTATGATTTGCCACCTGTGTTGCCTGACACCAAAGATGAGCCAAAAAACAGGCATGTTTCTCCACCTAGACCCCAGTCATCCAAACAGATTTCACCCCAAGCGCTTTTTGAAAAGCTGAAAGAAAAACTGTATGACAGAAATTACGAACTTGGCAAATGCTTTGAAGAGAGCATAAAGTTTATCTCTTTTGAAAATTCCGTTTTGACCTGGGAAAGCGATGCAAAAGGCGAGTGCAGAGAAAAACTGAAAATCTCATATGGAATCATTCGCCATTTCGTTCAGGAAATCTTCGGAATCGATACGAAGATATCCAAAAAAGACCCTGTAAAAAAAAAGAGTGAAGAGCAAAAAATTGAAGCAAATGCCCAGTGCAGCTCTATGATAGAAGAGATAGAAGGAGGAGGAAGCTGTGTAAGCGCACAAGCCGGGCTTGCCGCAAAAGAGATAGATTCCCGGGATATTTTGCAAGAGCCGATGGTTCAAAAAGCAAAAGAGCTTTTTGACGCAAAAAAGATAGTTGTAAAGTCAAAAGTCTGA
- the murI gene encoding glutamate racemase has protein sequence MKAGVFDSGIGGLTVVKSLIRHKIFEEIVYFGDTARVPYGIKDKNTIIRYSLEALEFFKNFDIDILITACNSVSAYAIPELRENASYPVVGVIEPGVIALERYDIKKDEKILIIGTKATISSGKYQRLLKEKGYKNILAKPTGLFVPIVEEGIFEGAVLDSSITHYFNDIEKPSAVILGCTHFPLIADKIGNYFDNNTFLIHSGEAIVEYLQENFDCNGNFNETKLSLFASENPDYLKNVAKKWLGKNCV, from the coding sequence GTGAAAGCCGGAGTTTTTGACAGCGGAATCGGAGGACTCACCGTCGTAAAAAGCCTCATCAGACACAAAATATTTGAGGAGATCGTCTATTTTGGAGATACCGCCCGGGTTCCGTATGGAATAAAAGACAAAAACACCATCATCAGATACTCTTTGGAGGCTCTGGAGTTTTTCAAAAATTTCGACATAGATATTCTTATTACCGCTTGCAACTCGGTTAGTGCATATGCCATACCGGAACTGAGAGAAAATGCTTCTTATCCTGTAGTAGGTGTCATTGAACCGGGAGTTATAGCTCTGGAACGATATGATATAAAAAAAGATGAAAAGATTTTGATTATTGGCACAAAAGCCACTATTTCAAGTGGTAAGTATCAAAGGCTTTTGAAAGAAAAAGGCTATAAAAACATCCTTGCCAAACCGACAGGACTCTTTGTCCCTATCGTCGAAGAGGGGATATTTGAAGGCGCAGTACTTGACAGTTCGATAACCCACTATTTCAATGACATCGAAAAACCTTCAGCGGTAATTTTGGGCTGCACCCATTTCCCTCTGATTGCCGATAAAATAGGCAATTATTTTGATAATAATACTTTTTTGATACATTCCGGAGAAGCAATAGTCGAATATCTGCAGGAAAACTTCGACTGTAATGGAAATTTCAACGAAACGAAGCTTTCGCTGTTCGCCTCTGAAAATCCCGATTATCTTAAAAATGTGGCAAAAAAATGGCTTGGAAAAAATTGTGTATAA
- the rho gene encoding transcription termination factor Rho has protein sequence MSENTQQKSKSRTHIPVEGYTIEELRTKTLDELVEIASQLGIENPQEYKRQDLMFEILKSQVSKGGYILFTGILEITPEGYGFLRAINANFSDTVNDAYVSSTQIRRFALRTGDIVTGQVRPPKDQERYYALLKIEAINYLPPEESKKRPLFDNLTPLYPTEKLKLEYDPMRLTGRVLDLFTPIGKGQRALIVAPPRSGKTELMKELAHGIAKNHPEVELIVLLVDERPEEVTDMERSVKGEVYSSTFDMPAKNHVRVAELVIEKAKRRVEMGKDVVILLDSITRLARAYNTVTPSSGKVLSGGVDANALHKPKRFFGAARNIEEGGSLTIISTALIDTGSRMDEVIFEEFKGTGNSEIVLDRRIADRRIYPAIDILKSGTRKEELLIDPNTLQKVWALRNAMQQMDEIEALKFLYSKMLKTKNNEEFLSIMNEGA, from the coding sequence ATGAGCGAAAACACACAGCAAAAATCCAAAAGTAGAACGCATATCCCGGTGGAGGGGTATACAATCGAAGAACTTCGAACCAAAACACTCGATGAACTTGTCGAAATAGCAAGCCAATTGGGAATAGAAAACCCGCAGGAATACAAAAGACAGGATTTGATGTTTGAAATACTCAAATCCCAGGTAAGCAAAGGCGGTTATATACTTTTTACCGGTATTTTGGAAATCACTCCGGAAGGCTACGGTTTTTTAAGAGCTATAAATGCAAACTTCAGCGACACGGTTAATGATGCATATGTAAGCAGTACGCAAATCAGAAGATTTGCACTCAGAACCGGTGATATCGTTACGGGACAGGTAAGGCCTCCGAAAGATCAGGAGAGATACTACGCACTTCTTAAAATTGAAGCAATAAACTATCTTCCACCGGAAGAGAGCAAAAAAAGACCGCTTTTTGACAATCTTACACCACTTTATCCGACTGAAAAATTAAAACTCGAATATGACCCTATGAGGCTTACAGGACGTGTACTGGATCTTTTTACACCAATCGGCAAAGGCCAAAGAGCACTTATAGTGGCACCGCCAAGAAGCGGTAAAACCGAACTTATGAAAGAGCTTGCCCACGGTATCGCAAAAAACCATCCGGAAGTGGAGCTTATAGTTCTTTTGGTGGATGAAAGGCCGGAAGAAGTTACCGATATGGAAAGAAGCGTCAAAGGCGAAGTATACAGTTCGACTTTTGATATGCCTGCAAAAAACCACGTGCGCGTTGCCGAACTTGTCATAGAAAAGGCGAAAAGACGTGTAGAGATGGGGAAGGATGTGGTTATTCTTCTTGATTCCATTACAAGACTTGCCCGTGCGTACAACACAGTTACACCTTCGAGCGGAAAGGTACTATCAGGCGGTGTGGATGCAAACGCACTTCATAAACCAAAAAGATTTTTTGGTGCCGCAAGGAACATAGAAGAAGGCGGAAGCCTTACTATCATATCCACAGCACTTATCGATACCGGAAGCAGAATGGACGAGGTTATCTTTGAAGAGTTCAAAGGAACCGGTAACAGCGAAATTGTTCTTGACAGAAGAATAGCAGACAGAAGAATCTATCCGGCCATCGATATCCTAAAATCCGGAACAAGAAAAGAAGAACTCCTCATCGATCCAAATACCCTGCAAAAAGTCTGGGCTCTAAGAAATGCTATGCAGCAGATGGATGAAATCGAAGCACTCAAATTCCTGTACTCCAAAATGCTTAAAACTAAAAACAACGAAGAGTTTCTTTCGATAATGAATGAAGGAGCGTAG
- a CDS encoding asparaginase domain-containing protein has product MLKEILILNTGGTFNKIYEPKTGRLIVPKSNIAVEKILSCYKDNIDYILEGIIFKDSLEMNESDREQIADEIEKRDNDLVIVVHGTDTMDKSAAYVSKRVKDRCIIFTGSMIPFGMDPTEAAANFSLALSKLILDPQPGVFIAMHGLVLPYDKIFKDKKEGAFRKAERL; this is encoded by the coding sequence ATGTTGAAAGAGATTTTGATTTTGAATACCGGCGGTACGTTTAATAAGATATATGAACCGAAAACAGGCAGACTAATCGTTCCAAAGAGCAATATCGCTGTCGAGAAAATACTCTCCTGCTATAAGGATAACATAGACTATATTCTGGAAGGGATTATTTTTAAAGACAGTCTTGAAATGAATGAGAGCGACAGAGAGCAAATTGCAGATGAAATAGAAAAAAGAGACAATGATTTGGTCATTGTAGTACATGGTACCGATACTATGGATAAAAGTGCCGCATATGTATCAAAAAGAGTAAAAGATAGATGTATCATATTTACCGGTTCAATGATACCGTTTGGCATGGATCCAACCGAAGCGGCTGCAAATTTTTCCCTTGCGCTCTCAAAACTGATTTTGGATCCCCAGCCGGGAGTTTTTATAGCTATGCACGGCCTTGTATTGCCATACGATAAGATTTTCAAGGACAAAAAAGAGGGAGCTTTTAGAAAAGCCGAAAGATTATGA
- a CDS encoding heavy metal translocating P-type ATPase — protein sequence MSKIKCDHCHLEFDEKVMIEDDLGGEKRYFCCKGCQGVYHLLKEEGLDTFYDKLGDNKLEPAVAATEKDDLEKFDLDGFEKKYVKKSKEGLNEINLIIEGIHCAACVWLNEKVLHQTPGIIEASINYSNNKAKIVWDPDEIKLSEIIRKIRSIGYNAYPYDAQLQEERAVKARRDYYARILVAVFATMNIMWIAIAKYVGFFTGMNRDIKDILNVAEFILATPALFYSGWVYFRGAYYGLKNGFVTMDLLVATGATLAYVYSIYAMITRTGEVYFDSVTMIVTFVLVGKYLEVLSKKNAVDTIDKLLGTVPTEVTVIKDNEKALVSIEAVRPGDLIELKPGEKVAIDGTIVTGSASFDESSLTGESEPVFKKEGDEVLSGSICLDGVVRYEAKKDFNTSLLSNIITLLEDSITKKPRIEKLVNRISRYFSVTVLSIAVLTLIAWYIYTGSFEKALIVAISAIVIACPCALSLATPMATLVGINWAAKHGILFKEAGFIETMAKSDMLVLDKTGTITEGKPKVVDASFLKEFDRSFLYSLVLTSNHPISRGVADFIKDEGVKTLELENIESIEAKGVVAEYKGKRLIGGNPELLKEKGIKFEYEGEDSVFIFAIDDKVCALFELRDTPRSGAAEAVKKIKEIGIRVVMLTGDNEKAAKRVAKEVGIEEFYAKLLPQEKAMKIEEFRKEGHIIVMAGDGINDTVALSLSDISIAMGSGADIAISVSDVVLLDEEPKTLYNAYVISRRVYKFVKQNLALSLIYNSIALPLAVAGFVNPLIAAISMSLSSLLVVGNSIRIKRVSVSVSEY from the coding sequence TTGTCGAAAATCAAATGTGACCATTGCCATCTGGAGTTTGATGAAAAAGTTATGATAGAAGATGATTTAGGCGGCGAAAAAAGATATTTTTGCTGCAAAGGGTGCCAGGGGGTATATCATCTTCTCAAAGAGGAGGGACTTGATACTTTCTATGACAAACTCGGGGATAACAAACTAGAACCTGCTGTTGCGGCTACAGAAAAGGATGATCTGGAAAAGTTTGATCTTGATGGTTTTGAAAAAAAATATGTCAAAAAAAGCAAAGAGGGACTAAATGAAATCAATCTTATTATAGAAGGAATTCACTGTGCAGCTTGTGTATGGCTAAATGAAAAAGTTTTGCATCAGACTCCCGGTATCATAGAAGCTTCGATAAACTACTCAAACAACAAAGCAAAAATTGTCTGGGATCCTGATGAAATAAAACTCTCTGAAATTATAAGAAAAATAAGATCAATCGGTTACAATGCCTATCCTTACGATGCACAACTGCAAGAAGAGAGAGCCGTTAAAGCAAGACGGGACTATTATGCCAGGATATTAGTTGCAGTTTTTGCCACAATGAACATAATGTGGATTGCTATTGCTAAATATGTAGGCTTTTTCACGGGTATGAATCGCGATATTAAAGATATATTGAATGTTGCAGAATTTATACTCGCGACTCCCGCCCTTTTCTATAGCGGATGGGTATATTTTAGGGGTGCATATTACGGTCTTAAAAACGGTTTTGTTACTATGGATCTTCTTGTAGCGACCGGTGCGACACTTGCATACGTTTACTCTATCTATGCAATGATAACGAGAACAGGAGAAGTATATTTTGACTCTGTTACCATGATAGTAACTTTCGTGCTGGTTGGCAAATATCTTGAAGTTTTAAGTAAGAAGAATGCTGTAGATACCATAGATAAGCTCCTGGGAACTGTTCCCACGGAAGTAACTGTGATAAAAGACAATGAAAAAGCTCTTGTAAGTATAGAAGCCGTTCGCCCGGGGGATTTGATAGAGTTAAAGCCGGGCGAAAAAGTTGCGATAGATGGGACTATAGTTACTGGTTCGGCATCTTTTGATGAAAGCTCGCTTACAGGAGAGAGCGAACCTGTTTTTAAAAAAGAGGGTGACGAGGTTCTTAGCGGTTCAATATGCCTTGATGGCGTAGTTAGATATGAAGCCAAAAAAGATTTCAATACCTCTTTACTTTCAAATATAATAACACTTCTTGAAGACTCTATCACCAAAAAACCTCGTATTGAGAAACTTGTAAACCGGATATCGAGATATTTTTCCGTAACGGTTTTGAGTATAGCGGTATTGACTCTTATAGCATGGTATATATATACAGGCTCTTTTGAAAAAGCGTTGATTGTTGCAATTTCAGCCATTGTAATAGCATGCCCATGCGCATTGAGTCTGGCCACTCCTATGGCTACACTTGTGGGGATAAATTGGGCGGCAAAACACGGGATTTTATTTAAAGAAGCCGGTTTTATTGAGACAATGGCTAAAAGTGATATGCTTGTTTTGGATAAAACCGGAACGATTACCGAAGGAAAACCGAAAGTTGTTGACGCCTCATTTTTGAAAGAGTTTGACCGCTCGTTTCTTTACTCGCTTGTTTTGACTTCAAATCATCCTATAAGCCGGGGAGTTGCGGATTTTATAAAGGATGAAGGAGTAAAAACGCTGGAGCTGGAAAATATAGAATCTATAGAAGCAAAAGGAGTAGTAGCGGAATATAAAGGAAAGAGACTAATAGGAGGAAATCCGGAACTACTTAAAGAAAAGGGTATAAAATTTGAGTATGAAGGGGAAGATTCCGTTTTTATTTTTGCCATAGATGATAAAGTGTGTGCCCTGTTTGAACTTAGAGACACACCAAGAAGCGGAGCTGCAGAAGCTGTAAAGAAAATAAAAGAGATAGGCATTAGAGTTGTAATGCTTACAGGAGACAATGAAAAAGCTGCAAAAAGAGTTGCAAAAGAGGTTGGTATAGAGGAGTTTTACGCAAAACTTCTGCCGCAGGAAAAAGCTATGAAGATAGAGGAGTTTCGTAAAGAAGGGCATATCATAGTGATGGCAGGAGATGGTATAAATGACACAGTGGCTTTGTCTTTGAGTGATATATCCATAGCTATGGGCAGCGGAGCGGATATCGCAATAAGTGTAAGTGATGTTGTCCTTCTTGACGAAGAGCCCAAGACCCTTTATAATGCTTATGTTATAAGCAGAAGAGTCTATAAATTTGTGAAACAAAATCTTGCTCTCTCTTTGATATATAACTCAATAGCTTTGCCTTTGGCTGTAGCGGGTTTTGTGAATCCTCTGATAGCAGCTATTTCTATGTCGCTGAGTTCCTTGCTTGTAGTGGGAAATTCGATCAGGATAAAGAGAGTTAGTGTGAGTGTGAGTGAATACTGA
- the ccoS gene encoding cbb3-type cytochrome oxidase assembly protein CcoS, translated as MSSGVVVMMLVVSTLLGALGLAALLWGLRTGQFDDYGKFLDGARFDGEEELKDAVMMEEKKKKALEKRRKDKRIMPD; from the coding sequence ATGAGTAGTGGCGTAGTTGTTATGATGCTTGTCGTTTCCACCCTGTTGGGGGCGTTGGGGCTGGCTGCGCTTTTGTGGGGACTTAGAACCGGTCAGTTTGATGATTATGGTAAGTTTCTTGACGGTGCGAGATTTGACGGGGAAGAGGAACTTAAAGATGCTGTTATGATGGAAGAAAAAAAGAAAAAAGCACTTGAAAAAAGAAGAAAAGATAAAAGGATAATGCCTGATTAA
- a CDS encoding c-type cytochrome, translating to MKKLAIVGLIAAGAMSLMAADGAALYKKCAGCHGAKGEKKALGKSAPIGGWDVAKLVEDLKGYKAGTRNVYGMGALMKGQVASYSDADIQAVAEYIHGLK from the coding sequence ATGAAAAAATTGGCAATCGTTGGACTAATCGCCGCTGGCGCAATGTCACTAATGGCAGCTGACGGAGCAGCTCTTTACAAAAAATGTGCCGGATGCCACGGTGCTAAAGGTGAGAAAAAAGCTCTTGGAAAATCTGCGCCTATCGGTGGATGGGATGTTGCAAAGCTTGTTGAAGACCTAAAAGGATATAAAGCTGGAACTAGAAATGTTTACGGAATGGGCGCTCTTATGAAGGGACAGGTTGCATCTTATAGTGATGCAGATATTCAGGCTGTAGCTGAATATATCCACGGTCTTAAGTAA